The genomic region ACCACAACCGGACAGATGGAATATGTTACCCCTGAAGAAATTGCAAAGAATGTGATTTACGAACTTAGAGGCGGCAATACGGGCCACGACATCATTAATGCGTTGGACAACGCAACGATGGGCCCCACTTACAGGGCGGGCTATCTGCGGCACACGGCTCTTAAAAAAATGGAGCAATTGGAAAAAGAACACGGTGTGGAAAGCATTGCGTTTGAGCTGCTGGGTCCTCCACGGCTTTCAAAGCTTTTGTACGAAGCCTATTTGTTCAAGAGAACGGTAAAAACAATGGAACATCTCCGGGATGCGGATGAGAACCAGCTTTCTCAACGATTGCTCGATCTGATCCAGTCGGACTCAAAGTTACGTTCGCAAATCATTTCAATCGGGATTCCCATTTTAATGCCCGACGGGGAACGTCTTTTACGGGGGCCCGTTGTGAAGATTCCGCCGTACCGGGGCGAGGACGTTCTGGAGATTCTGCCGGAGAAAATCGACATTTGGGCGCACGACGGCTGGGTTGATCTGCGGCCGTCGAATATTCGAACCTGGAAAAACCGAATGAAGAGAATCTTTGAAGAAATTGAAGCCGTTCCTCCCAATGATACCAGCTCTGAATACGACCAGGACCGCCAGTACTGGCTGGAAGACGGTGAAATAAACGTGGGAAAAATAGTCGGCTGGATTTTTACGAAAGAGGAAAAAGGCCTGCGGATGAAAGATTAAGGAGCCCGTGTTGAAGAAATTGATTATTGCCGTTGACGGACCGGCCGGCTCCGGAAAAAGTACGACGGCCAGGAAGCTTGCGCAAAAACTGGGGTATTTGTATCTGGATACGGGGGCGATGTACCGGGCATTTACACTGAAAGTTCTTCGGGAAGGGGCGGATTCCAACAGGCCAGAGGAACTTGAAAAATTGGCGGAACAGACGGAAATTAGATTGCTCCCGGATGCTTCGGGAATTCGGGTGTATCTGGACGGCGAAGATGTGACGGATGGGATTCGAACGCCTGAAATCGACCGGGCCATCAGTAAAGTCAGTCGGGTAAAAGCGGTGCGGGAACGGATGGTGGCGCTTCAGCGAAAAATTGGCAAGGATGGCGGCATTGTGGCCGAGGGCCGGGATATTGGCACCGTTGTTTTTCCCCGTGCCGATGTAAAAATATATTTGAACGCATCCCCGGAAGAGCGCGCCAGGCGACGCCTGAAAGAACTGCAGGAGAAGGGCGTAACCCTTTCATTTGAGGAGGTGCTGGCGGATATCCAGCGGCGTGACAAAATCGATTCCACCCGTGAAATCAGTCCCCTGAAAAAAGCGGCTGATGCAATTGAAGTGGATACAACGAATTTGTCCATTGACGAACAAGTAGATAAAATCTACCGAATCATTCAAAAATATCTTTGAAATGCCTGAGAATCCTTTCAGGTTTTGTTTAATGAAAATCTTGTATTTGAATCAATGGGGATCGCTTTTTATTTATTTTGTGCCGAACGCTTTGTTTTTTCAGTAAAAAGGGTTGCATTTTCAATGAGATTTTTTTATTTTATAGCTCAAATTATTTTAAAGTCAATATTTAGTGTGTTTTATGGATTAAAAGTTCTGGGGCTGATTGAAAAAACCAAAAAGGCTCCGGTCATTTTTGCATCCAATCACCAGTCGTTTGTGGATCCGCTGGTCATCGGATCTGTAATTCGGCAGGAAATATTCTATTTCGCCAAGCAGGAAATCTTTGAGTGGTTTTTTGTCCGGGACCTGGCGCGGTTTTTTAATG from Calditrichota bacterium harbors:
- a CDS encoding (d)CMP kinase, with protein sequence MIIAVDGPAGSGKSTTARKLAQKLGYLYLDTGAMYRAFTLKVLREGADSNRPEELEKLAEQTEIRLLPDASGIRVYLDGEDVTDGIRTPEIDRAISKVSRVKAVRERMVALQRKIGKDGGIVAEGRDIGTVVFPRADVKIYLNASPEERARRRLKELQEKGVTLSFEEVLADIQRRDKIDSTREISPLKKAADAIEVDTTNLSIDEQVDKIYRIIQKYL